The DNA segment TGGATACATAACTGATTTAACTTTAGGATGTTTAGAAAGAAATTTAGCAACCTTCATAGCATTTGCTTCATGCTGTCTCATTCTTACACCTAATGTTTTCAAACCTCTTAATAATAACCATGCATTAAATGGACTCATTACTCCACCAAATTCACACATATAGTCAAATTTAAGTGTATTTATATAGTCTACATCCTTAGATACTGCAATACCAGCTACTACATCCCCATGACCACATATATATTTTGTAGCACTATGAACAACTACATCTACTCCCATTTCAAGTGGATTTTGAAAATAAGGAGTAGCAAATGTATTATCTACAACTACCTTTATATCATTCTTTTTAGCTACTTCAACTACTTTTTTAATATCTACAATGCTCAAATTTGGATTAGAAGGTGTTTCAAAATATATAACCTTAGTATTTGCATCTATTACCTTTTCTAATTCATCAGTTTTAGTCATGTCAACTACTTTATAATTCACATCATATTGTGGTAATACCTTTGTAACTACATTAAAACTAGAACCATATAGTGTTTTATGAACTATAACAGTATCTTTAGGTTTCAAAAAGGAAAATAATGTACTGCTTATTGCTGCCATCCCAGATGCAAATGCTACTGCCGCATTTCCACATTCAAGTTCTGCCATTCTATTTTCAAGTAACCTTAGTGTTGGATTATTTCCTCTGGTATAAACATAGTCATCACTTTCAAATGCCATAACCTTTTTAACTTGATCTATGCTGTCAAATACAAACGTAGATGTTTGAAATATAGGCGGATTAAGTGCATTATTAGGGTTGTTTCCATTAGCTCCTGCATGTATAGACTTAGTATCGAATTTCATAATATACCTCCTTATCTTTGGCCGTATTTATTTAAGTAAAAATCTCTCATAAAGTCAACATCTTTTTGTTCTAATTCAACAACTCCGCCTAGAATATTTGCATAAATAGTAGCTTGAGCTGATTTTTCAACTACTGAAACTATCTTTAATGTTTCTTTTAAATCTTTTCCTGCTCCTAAACAACCATGGTTTGCTAATATAACGGCATTTCTTCCTTTTAAAGCCTCAGTTGCAGAATGTGCTAATTCTTGTGAACCTGGTAAGAAATATTCACTTACTCTGACATCTCCTCCAACTATCTGAACCATATCTTCTGCCGCTGCCGGAATAGGTTTTCTTGCAATAGCCATTGCTGTACAGTAAGTGCTATGTGTATGTATCACAGCATTTACATCTTTTCTATCTTTATATACAGCCAAATGCATGTGGCTTTCAATTGAAGGCTTTTTGTCACTGTCAATGATATTTCCTTCCATATCTAGTATTACTATATCTTCAGGTTTAATAGCATGATAATCAACACCACTTGGTGTAATAGCTATATAATCTTCTCCCGGTACTCTAGCACTTATGTTACCCCAAGTTCCTACTACTAATGCTGAATCAGCCATCTCAATTCCTATATCAATAATACTTTGTCTTATTGCTTCATATTTCACGCTCATTTCATAATCCTCCTAATATTAATTTTTTTATTTATTATAAAGTAGTCTTCAAAAAAAATTGTACCTCATGATAGCATTATAAGCTGAAGGAAATAAAGCTTCCTTCAGCTTCAATAATTTCAATTATTGTAAAATTCCAGATATTATTAGCATTGCACTTGCTATACCTGATACTGCTCCAACAGATGCTGTTCCTGCTCCACCTGCCGCAAAACCAGCACTAAAAGCTGCCTGACCAGCACCTAAAGCTAAAGCAAGACCTCCACCTAAGCCTATTACAATAGTTAAAACCATAACCATTGCTCCAATCTTAGCTAATCCCCCTTCTCTAGGAAGATCTCTTTTATCCATTATATCTGTATATAATAAATCCCATTTTTTAATCCTAGGATATAGTAACATCAATACAGGTATACCTAAAACTATTGAAGGTATTGAATTATTAAGAGTTATTATAGTACCTAAAGCTGCAAATGGAACCATATTTAGAATATCTAAGCCTGCTGCAATAACTAATGCACAAGACATACTTCCTAGTATTGAAACAATAACAAATGTAACAATTTTTTTACCTGATTTTAAATCTGGTTCTTTGTCTTTCTTTACTAATCCTAAATTATTCCATAGTTTATATGGAACATATGCAAACATAAAATTACCAACAAATCCAAAAATACTTCCTACTCCTAATGAACCAAAAAAATCTCCTATTAAGTTACCTATTGCTGCTCCCCACGCTCCAGCAGGACCAAATAATAATCCCATAACTACTGGTAGAGCACTCGCAGGTCTTACTTCTGTTATACCAGGTATCAAAACAAGACTCTTAAAAGGTATTAATAAAGCTGCATATAATCCTGCACAAAGAGCTACTAAAACTACCATTTTTGTATTATTCCACATTCTAAATACTTCTTTCATGTCATAAACACTCCCTTTTTAGATTTTACAACTGGATGACTGCTTTAGTACACATACAATTTTCTTGACTTAAGTCACTACTTAAAATTTCCATAAATGCTTTTGTAATCTTATCTTTATTACTTACTAATGCTCCCTGTATGTCATGCAAAGTAATTTCTTCACTTTTAAAACCTGTACACCAGTTAGTTATAATTCCAATTGTACTATAGCACATACCTAGTTCTTTTGCTAAAACTACTTCTGGAACATTAGTCATTCCTACAACATCACCTCCAATTTTGTTATAGTATTTTATCTCAGCTCCTGTCTCAAATCTTGGTCCTTCTGTGCAAGTATAAACTGCATCCCCTTTTATATCTATATCATATTTAGGAGCTATTTCACTAAATAACTTTCTTAGATTCTTACAATATGGATCACTCATGTCCGTATGTTTAACAGGATCTTTGCCACCTTCAAAGAATGTCACTGGTCTTAATTTAGTAAAATCTAAAAAATCATTTATAATTACAACATCACCTGGAGCATAATGCTCATTACAAGAACCAACTGCTGCTGTTGAATAGATATATTTAACTCCAACTTTTTTTAATGCCATCATATTAGCTCTATAATTAATTAAATGCGGTGGTGTTGAATGATCTTTACCATGTCTAGCTAAAAACGCTATCTCACTGCCATTATACTCTACAACATTTAATTCAACACTTCCATATTTAGTTTCTACAATTTTAACGTAACTATTTGCACCAGCATCATAAACGCCTGTTCCTCCAATTATAGCCTTCTCTATCATTTCATCACCCCTAGATTAATTTTACTTTTGCATATATAGAAAATATCATTATTGCTAAAGTCATAAATACAAACAGATAGTCTATAGTTCTAAACTTACAATCTAAATAGCTTGTTCTATTGACATCATAACCAAATCCTTTTGATTCTAATGCCATTGCAAAAATGTTTGTCCCTCTAATAACTGAAATTAAAGTAGGTATTAATAATGGAATATATTTCTTCATTCTTTCTAAAATTGAACCAGAGTCTAAATCAAGCCCTCTTGATTTCTGTGCTTGTGTTATAGTCTGTGCAGTTCCAACAATCATTGGTACTAGTCTTATTGCTGTTGAAAAAGCAAATGCACCTCTATAAGGCACTTTAAGTTTAACTAAGCCCAAAGATATTTCTTCAATCTTTGTAGAACTCAAAAATATCATACCTGAAATTATCATGACATCAAATTTAACGCCTATAGTAATACCATAAATAAAACCTTCTAAGGTAATAGGTCCTAATAATTTTGTCGGACCACCTTTCATTAAACTCCACATTATAATCGATATCAAAGCAATCATGAAAAGTATAACTCTTATTCTTTTAAGGTTAGATAAAACCTTACCTGATAAACCATATAAAATTATTACAGCACCTAATATTCCTAAAATCACTAAGGAATTAAACATTAAAGCAACAACAAAACTTCCAAACATAATAGCTAATTTAGTTCTTGGATCTAATTTGTGTAAAAAAGTATCCTTGTCTAAATATAAAAACATATCCATATTTAAATTCCCCCTTTAGTGCACTTAATCATTTCGTCTATAGATAATAGTGTTTTTCCAATTTTGTTGCTTAAACTCACTATATGAGGTGTTTTTAAATATAAATCTAATAGTTCCTTTTCCTTACTAAATACATCTCTAGTTTTACCATACATTTCAATCTTGCCATCTTTAACAACTGCAACTCTATGAGCATACTCTGAAACAACCCACATTGTATGAGTAATCATTATTATAGTATGTCCTTCTTCGTTAAGCTTTTTAATCAATTCCATCATAGCTCTTTGCTCTTTATAATCTAATCCAGTTGTTGGTTCATCTAGTATAATAACCTTTGGTCTTGCTGAAAGTATTGAAGCAACTGCTATTCTTTGTCTTTCCCCTTTTGTTAAAGTAAATGGATCTTCTTTTTCGTAACCTTCCATTTCAACAGCCCTTAAAGCTTCTTTTACTCTAATGTCTATTTCTTCTTTACTACACCCTCTTATCTTAGGGCTAAATGCTACTTCATCATAAACAGTATCTGCAAAAATTTGATGATCAGGATTTTGGAACACATATCCTACTTCTTTGCCAATTTCAAAAATACTAGACTCTTTCGTATTTTTCCCACATACTACTACATCTCCATCAGTTGGCATCAATAAACCATTAAAGTGTTTAACCATTGTTGTTTTACCGCTTCCATTGTGACCAAGAACAGCTAAAAATTCACCTTCTCGGATTTCTAAACTAGCACCCTTTAATGCTTTTTTGCCATTAGGATATTGATGTTGTAAGTCTTTAACTTTTATAACAGCTTCACCATATTTAGCATCTCTTTCTTGATCTTGCTTTAGAAGCTTATTGTACATATCATCAGCAATTTCCAAACTATTTTCATTAAAGCTTTTAAAACCTTGTTCAGGATTCAGAGGAAGCTTATCATTATCTAATTTTAATACTTCACTAAAATATTTTGGTACTTGTAGTGACATTATACCTATTCTATCAGTAGTTTCAATATCTCTTAAAATATTTTCTGGTTTTCCATCTCGTATAATCTCACCGTTTTCCATAATTATCAATCTATCAGCATTTAAGGCTTCTTCAGTTTCATGCTCTATTATTATTAATGTTATATCTTTATTCTGATGAAGTTCTTTAGCTATATTAAATATTCCTAATTTACCCGCTGGATCTAAATCTGTAGTCGGCTCATCCATACAAAGCACATTTGGCTCACATGCCAATACAGAACCTACTGCTAAACGCTGTTTTTGACCTCCTGATAATGTAGCAGGTTGTCTATTCTCAAAGCTTTTTAGATCAACGATACGTAACACACGTTGTATTCTCTCCTCTATTTCATCCTTGTTTACATTAAAATTTTCTGGTCCAAAAGCTATCTCTAATTTAGTGTTTGTGGAAAAAAGTTGAGCTTCAAAATCCTGAAACACTAAACCGATATCTTTAGCCATTTTACTTACTGATTCTTCCTTAGCATTTTTCCCGTGTATCCATACTTTGCCTTCATATTCACCTTTTATGAAATGTGGAATTAATCCATTTAGACAATTTGCTAAAGTAGATTTACCAGCTCCACTTGGTCCCATAATTACTACAAATTGTCCTTTTTCTATTTCAAGATTAATGTTACTAATTGCTTTAGTTTCTTCCTGATCCTTATACTTAAATGATAATGATTTTATTTCAACAGCATTATTATGGACATTATCTTCATTTGTAATAGACATTCATATCCTCCTCTACTTTAATAAAACCCAGATTATTCATAGAAAATTAAATACTTTACTACATCCTTCTGATTATAAGATATCCATTAAATTCTCGACATACCAATTCAGTATGCCTTCGAATTCACTGAAATCTTATAATTCAGAACTATTCAGCACATTATTCAAAGTTATATAAATAATCAGAGTTTAAGCATATTGTCTTTGAATGGAGCTTTTACTATTCCCTTTTCAGTTATAATACCTGTAATATTTTCATTAGGTGTTACGTCAAACGCTGGATTGTAAACATCTATACCAACGGGTGCTACTCTATTTCCATATACATGGGTCACTTCATCAGAGCTTCTTTCCTCTATATCAATTTCCTCTCCTGTTTCTATATCAAAATCAATAGTTGTAACAGGTGCAACTATATAAAAAGGTACATTGTACTGCTTTGCAATAACGGACAGCATAAATGTTCCTATTTTGTTAGCTGTATCTCCATTTAATGCAATTCTGTCAGCACCTACTAATATCAAATCTATCTTTCCATCTCTTATTAATGTGGCTGCTGCATTATCAGCAATAAGCTTTGCAGGTATTTCTTCTTTAACCAATTCCCATGCTGTAAGTCTACCGCCCTGAAGTCTTGGTCTAGTTTCATCAGCATAAACAAATATATTTTTTCCAGTGTAATGAGCTTCTCTTATAACCCCTAATGCAGTACCATAACCTGCAGTTGCTAAAGCTCCCGTATTACAATGTGTCAATATAGTTGCACCATTAGGAACGATTTCATTACCATTCTTAGCCATTTGCTTGTTTGTTTCTACATCTTCTTTTAGAATTACATCAGCCTCTTCTTTAATCTTCGCATATATTCCAGAAGGTTCTAAGTCTGAATTTTCAGCTATAACATTTTTCATTCTTTTAACTGCCCACATTAAATTAACTGCTGTAGGTCTTGATTTATTTATTAAATCAAGAGCTTTTTTCATTTCTGCTAAAAAAACTTTTTTTTCGTCTTTTACAAATTCTTTAGCTGCTAAAACTGCTCCATATGCTGCTGTTGCTCCAATAGCAGGTGCTCCCCTAACGACCATTTCTTTAATAGCATATTCTACTTCCTTATAGGTTTTACACTCAAAAATCTCTTCATAAACAGGTAATTTTCTTTGGTCAATCAAATAAAGTACTTCATCTTTAAATTCAATTGCTTTAATCATGAAATTTCCTCCTTTAATAAAATGTGTAAAGCAGTTTATACTCTTTTAACTTTTAATATATATTAGTTTATTATCTTCAAGGTTAGCATAGGGAATAGGAAACCTTAAATATCCCTATGCATTGTGTATGTGTATACTACACATTTTAAAGCTTTATTAATTCATTTGCACACCTAGAAGCATTAAACATAATCTTTTCAACATCAAGTGTTTTAAACTCATAGCTTTCCATTAATATTTTCCCATCAACTATAACTGTATCAACATCTGAAGCTTGTGCACTATAAGCCATAGCAGATATTAAATTATGTCTAGGATAAAAATGAGGCTTATTTAAATCAATAAGCACTATATCTGCCTTTTTACCTACTTCAATAGTTCCAACTTCATTTTCTAACATTAATGCTTTTGCACCATTTTTTGTAGCCATTTCTAAAGCTGTATAAGCTGAAACAGAAATTGGATCTTGGTTTATACCTTTGTTAATTATTGCAGCTAAATTAATTTCTTCAAACATATTTAAATTGTTATTACTTGAAGATCCATCAGTTCCTAAAGCAACGTTTATTCCTCTTTTAAGTAATTTGTCTACCTCTGCAAACCCATTACCTAACTTCAAATTGCTTCCCGGGTTATTTGCTATGTTAACATTTTTTTC comes from the Abyssisolibacter fermentans genome and includes:
- a CDS encoding trans-sulfuration enzyme family protein yields the protein MKFDTKSIHAGANGNNPNNALNPPIFQTSTFVFDSIDQVKKVMAFESDDYVYTRGNNPTLRLLENRMAELECGNAAVAFASGMAAISSTLFSFLKPKDTVIVHKTLYGSSFNVVTKVLPQYDVNYKVVDMTKTDELEKVIDANTKVIYFETPSNPNLSIVDIKKVVEVAKKNDIKVVVDNTFATPYFQNPLEMGVDVVVHSATKYICGHGDVVAGIAVSKDVDYINTLKFDYMCEFGGVMSPFNAWLLLRGLKTLGVRMRQHEANAMKVAKFLSKHPKVKSVMYPGLEEFEGHEVAKSQMRGYGAMISFEIDGDLETAIRVVDNVKLIKLAVSLGDCETLIELPAAMTHSGYPKEELVKFGLTESMIRISVGLEDSEDIIKDLENALSNI
- a CDS encoding class II aldolase/adducin family protein gives rise to the protein MSVKYEAIRQSIIDIGIEMADSALVVGTWGNISARVPGEDYIAITPSGVDYHAIKPEDIVILDMEGNIIDSDKKPSIESHMHLAVYKDRKDVNAVIHTHSTYCTAMAIARKPIPAAAEDMVQIVGGDVRVSEYFLPGSQELAHSATEALKGRNAVILANHGCLGAGKDLKETLKIVSVVEKSAQATIYANILGGVVELEQKDVDFMRDFYLNKYGQR
- a CDS encoding QueT transporter family protein — protein: MKEVFRMWNNTKMVVLVALCAGLYAALLIPFKSLVLIPGITEVRPASALPVVMGLLFGPAGAWGAAIGNLIGDFFGSLGVGSIFGFVGNFMFAYVPYKLWNNLGLVKKDKEPDLKSGKKIVTFVIVSILGSMSCALVIAAGLDILNMVPFAALGTIITLNNSIPSIVLGIPVLMLLYPRIKKWDLLYTDIMDKRDLPREGGLAKIGAMVMVLTIVIGLGGGLALALGAGQAAFSAGFAAGGAGTASVGAVSGIASAMLIISGILQ
- a CDS encoding S-methyl-5'-thioinosine phosphorylase is translated as MIEKAIIGGTGVYDAGANSYVKIVETKYGSVELNVVEYNGSEIAFLARHGKDHSTPPHLINYRANMMALKKVGVKYIYSTAAVGSCNEHYAPGDVVIINDFLDFTKLRPVTFFEGGKDPVKHTDMSDPYCKNLRKLFSEIAPKYDIDIKGDAVYTCTEGPRFETGAEIKYYNKIGGDVVGMTNVPEVVLAKELGMCYSTIGIITNWCTGFKSEEITLHDIQGALVSNKDKITKAFMEILSSDLSQENCMCTKAVIQL
- a CDS encoding energy-coupling factor transporter transmembrane component T family protein, which gives rise to MDMFLYLDKDTFLHKLDPRTKLAIMFGSFVVALMFNSLVILGILGAVIILYGLSGKVLSNLKRIRVILFMIALISIIMWSLMKGGPTKLLGPITLEGFIYGITIGVKFDVMIISGMIFLSSTKIEEISLGLVKLKVPYRGAFAFSTAIRLVPMIVGTAQTITQAQKSRGLDLDSGSILERMKKYIPLLIPTLISVIRGTNIFAMALESKGFGYDVNRTSYLDCKFRTIDYLFVFMTLAIMIFSIYAKVKLI
- a CDS encoding ABC transporter ATP-binding protein, which translates into the protein MSITNEDNVHNNAVEIKSLSFKYKDQEETKAISNINLEIEKGQFVVIMGPSGAGKSTLANCLNGLIPHFIKGEYEGKVWIHGKNAKEESVSKMAKDIGLVFQDFEAQLFSTNTKLEIAFGPENFNVNKDEIEERIQRVLRIVDLKSFENRQPATLSGGQKQRLAVGSVLACEPNVLCMDEPTTDLDPAGKLGIFNIAKELHQNKDITLIIIEHETEEALNADRLIIMENGEIIRDGKPENILRDIETTDRIGIMSLQVPKYFSEVLKLDNDKLPLNPEQGFKSFNENSLEIADDMYNKLLKQDQERDAKYGEAVIKVKDLQHQYPNGKKALKGASLEIREGEFLAVLGHNGSGKTTMVKHFNGLLMPTDGDVVVCGKNTKESSIFEIGKEVGYVFQNPDHQIFADTVYDEVAFSPKIRGCSKEEIDIRVKEALRAVEMEGYEKEDPFTLTKGERQRIAVASILSARPKVIILDEPTTGLDYKEQRAMMELIKKLNEEGHTIIMITHTMWVVSEYAHRVAVVKDGKIEMYGKTRDVFSKEKELLDLYLKTPHIVSLSNKIGKTLLSIDEMIKCTKGGI
- the mtnA gene encoding S-methyl-5-thioribose-1-phosphate isomerase, translated to MKAIEFKDEVLYLIDQRKLPVYEEIFECKTYKEVEYAIKEMVVRGAPAIGATAAYGAVLAAKEFVKDEKKVFLAEMKKALDLINKSRPTAVNLMWAVKRMKNVIAENSDLEPSGIYAKIKEEADVILKEDVETNKQMAKNGNEIVPNGATILTHCNTGALATAGYGTALGVIREAHYTGKNIFVYADETRPRLQGGRLTAWELVKEEIPAKLIADNAAATLIRDGKIDLILVGADRIALNGDTANKIGTFMLSVIAKQYNVPFYIVAPVTTIDFDIETGEEIDIEERSSDEVTHVYGNRVAPVGIDVYNPAFDVTPNENITGIITEKGIVKAPFKDNMLKL